The Festucalex cinctus isolate MCC-2025b chromosome 10, RoL_Fcin_1.0, whole genome shotgun sequence region GgtgtcagcaacctttcctgtccAATGatccattttaggccaaataaataaccaaaaatctgtctggagccacaaaacatttgaacattatgATGACGGATACTGTGTGTTAGTGTtggtctaatgtactgagggcctaTGAGCTACTTTGAGCTAACGCAAAAATATGCATCATCCAATATGtacagattcattttcttctaccttttaccttcagttttttttaaattttttgacaatttttcaacttttctgcctttctgttaaatttatgacatttttgacaattttatagATATATTTAATTTCTACTAATTCTTTTAGAGATCCAaagggagccacaggagagggactaaagaaccaaatgtggctccagagccacaggttgcagacccttGGGCAATACTGACTTCTTAGGTTATTTAAATCTACTTCTTCTTTGGCACACTAtcaaggcacaaaaaaaaaaaaaaaaaaaaaaatcagttgctGATCAAGAAAATGATGAACTGAAAATGAACACACAGTCTTTCAAGGCAACAGCAGGAACATCTGTGTCACGAGCGCTTCAAATGGATGCGCAGTGAATTAATGTGCCTGTTTGTGTGCCTGTGTTTCCGTGTCACGCTTTCATGTGCGGAGTCACTCACCAGGGGGCTTGCACATGCGAATCTGGCTCTGGCACTGCACCAGTGGATGAAGGGCCGGTGGAGGGCTGCTGGGGTTGCCGGTGGGCACCGAGGTAGCTTTGGCTGAGAGTCCCGTCGGGCCGACCACCGGGGGTGAGGGAGGCGGCGACGGGGACGGCGAGCTGGGTGTGCCACACTGGGTTTGGTAGCGCAGTTGGGTGAGGGACGGCGGCATGCCCTGGTAGTGGCGTGTGGCGCTCAGGAGGTCGTTGAGAATCTGAAGGATGGTACCTATATCTCGTCTGGGGCGCCCGTTGCTGTCCTGGCAGTTCGGGTGCAAAGTGCCTGAGAAGAGAGGAAGCAGGATATTACAGCACGTCTCTAAATATAGCACCACTCGCACACTCGAGAGGAGCGTGTGCATGTTTATTGCTCAGAGCCTCAATAAATCTCACCTGAAAAGGTCCCTGAAAAGACTCCAGGAGCGTGGTTCACAAAACTCTCAATGATGGCGCCAGGTTTACGGGAGCGTGCTGATGAACTAGTGCCACTACTGGGGCTGTTGGTGCTGCAGCTAGCCTGGAACAAAAAATGGGCGTAAAGGGAGTCTATCATCatgtgtaaaacagtttgagaAGAAAAGATTTTGAGCAACCAAGTGACATTTACGCAATTATATAACTACTACTAGAAATGCACCTAAGAAGCAATATGATCTACGGGTCACCAGAGGTGGGCatggaaacttaaaaaaaaaaaaaaagaccaactaAGCATTGACGGAAGGGGGTTTCCCTCTGTCAATAAATTCATCAATGTCCTATTTTGGTGATGGACTGACGAATGACAGCTGACGGAACATTGATGGATGCCCACTTCAAATGACAGAAACATTGACGGAGGATCATTTTGCTCAGCAAAGGAAAAACCAGTCTCATAGGTATATAAAAAAACGTGCAAAGTGCAAGATGATGCTTCAGGCTTACCTCAGGGCACAAAACGGGGGCTACAGGGCTGGCCTGCCCCATGTTGTGGCTGGCATGGCCTGAGGAAGGCTGGTGGTAGTGGTGATGGTCCCGCAGGTGATGGGGAGGAGACCGGAACAGACTCCCGGGGACATGCGACGTGCGAGGGGAGCGGacaggaggtggaggaggggtGGCCGGGCTGCAGTGAGGAACGGATGATGGGGACTGATGGTACATGGGGGGCAGGGACTGGTGGTGTGTGGAGGGAAGAGGGAAGCTTGAGGTGCTGGTGGAAGAGGATGCAGAGGGGCCTGGCTGGGGCAAGTGGGGGTTGTGTGGATGATGAGGGAGGTGAGAGTGCGGTTGAGGAATACAAGGCTGTCCTGCAGGCTGGCCCATTGCAGCGTCCGAGTTGCCCCGGGTGATAAGGTGCCTGTGCTGGAGCTGAGGACCGCCCGACTGCTGTGCTGCCAGCTGGAGCTGGACGAACATCATGTGATCACCCACGCGGAGTGCCAGCGTAAGAGGGGAACGGCCAGACAAGAAGTCGCTGACCTGTAGatggaaaaaaagatttgattttCAAAGACAAGAGCTAAGGTCTGCACAACACTGAGTGCTTCAATTGTCATTTGTTGATGGATCTGTGCAAAAAATGTACAGAAACTGACATACAGGACCACAACAACTCGGGTGGCAAATCCAGGGACAGAAAGTAAAACCTTCCactgtttggctttagccacacgAACTTCTACTAAAACCGGCAGATAAACATGCTGCCGGCGTTTAAAACCCCCCGAATCAGACCCCTGGGTTATCCCTTTTCTAACCCGAATGTTTAGTCATATAAACGCGATCGgatgagtagaagcacctgtggcaaaAGCCAAACCGTGGCATAGGTTTTTAGTTTCTGcacctggatttgccacatcTGCCACAACACCATTAATAACATGATACTATGTCCATCCACTCTAGAGTCATGGGCTACCAATTTTCCTCATTTCCCCGCCACACTGGATGATGAACGAGATTGAAAGTGAGTCTGCCAAACTGTAATGGGTTCAACCTCGTCGTGTGGCCTTTCACAAAGTTAATATCACTTTAATGCCTATTACCAACAAACTGAATGTGATGAATACAGCCTTATTAGCAGAGGCAACAGAAAACTGTTGAGTTCAAAAAGCGAGAAGCTCCCCTGCGTGCCGACTTCCTCTTCTGTCAATGAACAGTGGACAGCCGTTGAAGCACAAACAACAGAGCTTTGAGCTCCCTCTCTTATGGAGACACAGACGCACTACATTAGGCCAATCCTGCAATCAATCACCATTCTCTAACACTGGGCTATTTACATCTGCTGGATGAGGCCGACTGTtcgaaaacacacaaacagagcCCACTCTCACTCGCCTCCCACCGCCCTTGGGCCCGTTCTTAGTCAGCAGTGTCATTCAGCGCGGGGACAAAAGCCACCCTTCTCTCTGGCTTAGGGCCTGAAAAATCAGTCCTACGTCCAGGAAATACACCCCGCCCGCCTCGCATGCACAGAATGGACAATTGTCTGCAGCGGATCTGGAAGGGATGCCCATTTTTGGAGCACTCACAACAGCAACAGAGTCTAAATGGCCAagagtgtttgtgtgtatggaGAGGGGATTCACTGACCCGCCAGTGGCCCGGACGGACACACAAGAATTCCACACAGACACAGCCGACGTGTCACAATTTGGCTAGAGGATTTGCATTAAacaaaaagagttttgttgtccTGGTCTTTGCGTGCATGTGACTTTGCTGCATCTTTTTGCCACTCGTTGCTCAAACCATGTGTGCATGTGACTGTTTTATTGTGAAAGTCACTCAAAGCTTTCTGCAAGCCATAGCAGACACAAATGCATAGTGATGTGTCTGTCCAGTAAGGTTTcaacaaactttacacacaaacTGTCTCTACAGAGGGAGGGTCGATAGGACATAAGGGAGGGAGGGTgttcggggggaaaaaacaggaaGATGGAAACGCGGAGGAGAGTCGgaagaagtggcaaaatgattcTTTCCTACCAGTTCTCTGTTATGTAGGCGATCTGATCGCAGGGGATGAAGTCAACCAGTCAACTTTTAGAAAGGTGGAATGAGGGTGTGAAGTTTAACAGCTGACATTGATATCATCTAATTAACTGATTGCGGGAATGCCGAGAAAGCACCTGCAGTTGCGATATCTTTCTTCATTTCGCATGAAAACCAAATGCAGATAAATGCCGGCACTTCTGTTATGACTCTGATgcgtgtgggggaaaaaaaaaaaaaaagagcagaagTGTCACTGTCAAGACTTTTGGCCGTGTTCCTGAGATGTTGCCCGGTGGTTAACCTTGTGAATCAGCAGGCTCTGCCCTCAATCACTCCTCTCTCTTCAGAGCTgcttatttatttctctatcgACCGTGATCTCCCTATATTGCCAGGGTGACCTTTGCACATTAGTATTGACATAGGTGTGTGacgacaacaacacaaaaaggagaggcaGGTGAAAGGACAACGATGAGCTCACAGCTGTCATTTCAACATTGAGTAAAAGGAAGGTGATTACAATCAGCATACATGGTTGGCTTTGGGATAAAACACAAACTCAGCACTTTGGGAGTGTAAACGCGGCCTATCAGGGTCTTGTTGATACAGTCCACACCCACCATGATTACACTGTTGTGGTAAGACGACAAACCCAGCAGGCCTGAGGCTTGGTGTGAAAGCAGGGTTGGGCGCCGCATGAGAAGCTACTTGGGCATAATAGGCAAGGCGCAAATCAGGCAGAAGTAGTGGGAGTGGGGGGTGTGGGAGGGGGTCTCTGACTGGCAGCTGTCAAGAGAGTGAGTATTGTTGGCCCAAAGCACACAGTTAATTACACAAGCCGTTGTCAAAGGTGGTGTTTAGTTTGAGGAAGGTTGGAAAATGGGGTGGAACCCTCGTGAGAAGCGTCTCACCTTATGTCATCAATGCTGGCCCCACCCTGGTGTGGCCTTGCTTGTTTGTACGGGACTTACACATGGATTTATATAACAAATCTTCATCTATAACACATGGTTGTCGGATATGAAACAGATCGACTCGGCATACAGTATAATGATTTGTTCTGTGCACCGTGGCTCAAcctaaattaaaacaataacaacaacaaaaatatatgtcCGCTTCAAAATTTAGTGAGGGAGAAACCAcacttttcatccatccattttctgaaccgcttgctctcacaaaggtcgcagggggtgccggagcctatcccagctggctctgggcagtaggcgggatataccctgaactggttgctagccaatcacaGACCACACTTTACATATTGCTCTATTAGCAAAATAAATCAGGTTTCATCCAAATCTAAGCCACAATGTGAATTTGACAGCAATTATGATTTAATATGTTTAGACAATTAACATTTGGTCAGTTCTCATCAGATCAGATTTTAATTTTGTGTAAGACCTTGTTACAATGCATTCCCTTGGATCTAGAAGAAATTCCAGGCTTGGATTTTGTTCATGTTCATTAATGTTGGATTTGAATTTCTGGTAGGTGGCACACAATGGGCCACGCATACAAGTAGATTCAAGATTGCTTTTGGATAGAGCATGCGCAGAACACAAGCCAATGGTACTTTCAAACAAGGTATTCCGATCGCGTTTATATGACCAACTATTTGGGTTAGAAAATGGGTAACAGAGGATTCTTATTCCAGTTTTTTCCCCAGGAATTAGACATTAGAAGTATCAACGACTCAAGAGTTGAGAACTCGTCCTGGTATTGgtctggggggggggaaagaagaaaaaaaaaagtatcgaaCATGCCTAACTCTAAGCATACAGAATTGTCTTCTGAATACACTTTTTCTGTGTCTATGAAagatgcacattttaaaaagtcgGAAAATGTTTAACCAAACATCCTCATTCGTCGACCAAACGCAATTTTCCACAAGCCACAAAGCACAGATTTTAGTTGACATTTCTCCTAAAACTTGGCCACCGTCTGAGTTCTGTGGGTGCTCTTGTTCCTCctaaaattatatttaagtACATGTTCAATAGACCGAGCTTCCAACATTAAGtcatagtgtattttttttttttttttaatgcttcagagtattttatttttttttaccccctacAGTGAATTTTCTGTCACTGTTGACTCATAGTCAATTTGGTCCCTAACACTTGCGTATCCGagctaaaaatgtttgaaaaccgGCATGTCTGACTCACAAAAAAGGTCTCCAGTCGTACATGCTTGCACCGCCGCAACCTTTTCTTCagacaaaacaaatcaaaaggGCAAATTCAGCAAACGCACAAATAATAGAGCGCGTTTTGACGACTTTCATGTCGACAAATGATAAACAAAGAAGAGCCAAAGTAAATCTTCAGGTGCAGAATTCAGACAGACGCGCACGAGAAGCGGCTTAAGGATCCGGGGAGGGTGTGTGGGGCTGCCGAGTGGAACACCTGAAATGGGGCCCCGTTTCCTGAGGGAGTGGAGAAGGGGGGCGGAGGATGATACAGCACAGTCTGCTTGCCAGCGGCCACATTGGCGAGAGCGATCGTGTAGCAACAAGCCTCTTCCAGACGGACAGAGACTGTGAGAGGGAAACAAGGGGAGGGTGCctgttaagtgtgtgtgtgcggtaaGGGGATGAGGCAGGGGGGGGAGGAGTTTGAGTGCTGTCGAGCTGGCTAGTGAATGATTCCCAGAGGTCTCAGCTATAGCAGCTCAGCTCCAGTCCAAACATGCCTGTCTGCTCTCAGGAGCCCAGCCAAGAGAGAGCCAATGTGGCTGGCTAGCATTGACGTCAGGACAAACACCAGATAGAGCTTTCTGGAACATCACAGGCAAACAAAAGAGAGGCTTCGAGGCATGTCTGAaaccctcctcctcctgctcctctcTGCAAACTTTATTTCCCCCCACCGGTGCTCCTCGCAGCACACTTGAATTCCAAAGCTTTACAAAAGCAACTTGTGTAGTGGTTTGTTATGAGAGACTCAAGAAGAGCAGAGTGGAGGGGCCTCACTTGAAGCCAGCCTCGCATTGTTGACTCGCACATGCGCCGCCTGCGTGGTATGCAAAGGAAAGAAGCTAGGTGTGGATTTGGCGAACCCGACACACGCGTGATGAGCCCAGGCAATGAAGAAGACGTTCTCTCGTTAAATACCACAGTGCTGTTGGATTCAGGTGCTGGTATTTTGTTTAGTGGGAGGCTGTGGTTGCCATGCAGGGATGGGGGAAGAGCGTGATAAGGGGCAGTGAGAGAAGGCGGAGGGGTTGGGTAAAGATGGTGAGAGAAGGGGGGATGGCGGATGCGGGCGGTGGGGGCAGGGTGTCAGGGAgtattggtggtggtggtggtagtagTGGTGGTGGGTGATGAAATATTCAGTGAGGATGTGCCTCTGGCTccttccctcttttttttctttcgacaTCTCTGGCtgacagttttatttattgGGGTCCCTGTGGTTCAAGGAACTCATTTGCAGTCGTTCTTCCTTTGCACACTAAGCGAAGTACGGCAGTGGAGATAaggaaggaggagggggaggtggGGAGGGAAAGAAGATGGAGGGAGCTGGCAGCGCCGAGCTGACATTCATGAACAACTGAGCAGCTTTGTGCTGGAGAAAAGAGGATAGAGGCTTGGAGGGCGGGGTAGGAGGGTGGAGAGAAGAGGAGGGGGCCAGCTGTCTCCTGCAGTCATATTCTGGTCTCGATGAAGCCGCTCACCTGTCGAAGCCATTTTTATTAACCCGACTATCGACTGGGAAGATTTGATCGCACCAGGACGCTATTGACAGTCTTTGTGCGGACACGTACCAGCTAAAGATGCAATAACGGGCACTCAAACGAAGAGAGGGAGGAAAAATACTAAATCAATGACTTGCATCATGCCCTAAATCCTGAAAGCAGCCAAGGGGCTCTTCAAAGACCCCATTAGGAAGACTGGCATGAGTAATACTGCCTGACATGAAACAGAGACGGGCAGGAAATAGCATTCATAACGGTGAAATTAAGTTCCCACTAAAGCCACTCCTTGTGGTCACGGCTCAAGCCAAGAAGAAACTAGAGCAGGCTCAATATGAAAAGACCGTATCTCATTGGTTGGCACAGTATGACAGATGGAGGGTACGTTTACATGACAACCCAGTAAGATTGGATACATGTACTGGAAAGTTTCATGGCAAGATGacatttggcaaaatatttACATGGACATAGAAAAATATGACTAGTTAACTACCCAAAACAGTCTTTGAATACACTTAATAGGcatcaaatttaaataaataataaaatggtgATAAGTAATGACAAATCTGAAAGACAGTAGTGTTCGAAGAAGAACTGTTTCTTCTGTTTTGGCCGACATACTCGCACATTCCCAGACTGAACACATTTCCTAGTCCAATTTTACATCCATTTTCAAATGTTCCGGTCACTGAATTATCTGTGAACCCAGAAAAGATCCTCTTTGTTTTCTCTAAATAACTTGTGATTTGCCCCAGTCCTTTGACATTGCAATGTAATTGACCTCATTAGACTTGGTAGTGGCCACCATTTTCCCGTCTCCGCCCGCCCACTCGGCAGGCCTACTGGTCACGACGTCTGCTACTTGAATCACAAAAGCGCCGCGTCGCCaggaaaatacaaacacaatggCGGTCACGACTCGTATAGATGGAGAAATTGCTCTTGCCAACGAAAGAGGCGGACATTAAAAATGGATGCCGGCCGATGCACAATGAACAAAACCCCCTGCACCTTGACTATCCACACCGCCCATCCCCCCTTTCTCCGGCTGTGCATTAATACATCACAAAAGGGGATTACACAGGTGCAAAAAGGCTGTGTGATCATCTTATTAAACGCCATTACTAAGGCCTCCATTTACATGAGCGGCGGCTCGAAAGGGCCTCGCCATTATTGGACCATAGACTTTCATCTCAATTTTAATTCACATGTTtaggtgctaaaaaaaaaaggcaattaccATTCTAAAGGAGAGAAAAACTTCTTTTGGAtgcatgcataaaaaaaaagcctttatttCAGATGGTAGCTGGGAGGGCATGCTAATGAACAATACATTGAGTCATGTTTCCATTTCCTGGCCCGCCTATATCCTAAATTCAATCAGAATGATTTCCAGTAGTGTCAATGCAGCTGATTAACTATCATCCAGATAAGATGCATGACTGGAAAGGGAAACATGGCACAACGGTATACACTGTGTCCCTGAGGTCTGGACACAGTATAAACAAgtatttttgcatttaataGACTATTCCCAATATTTGGGTTTTCAAAGGGTTAACTGCATGTTTGTGTTAAAGCCCTTTTACCATGTGTCCAAACTTTACAGACAGCCTGTACTGTACAGGTTGTCTGTAAAGTTTGGACACATGAGGAATCTGGCAGAACATAATGTACAGGCTGTACATTATGTTCTGCCCGATTCCTCACTATGAGTTAATTCCTGTTTTGGAGTGTAACGCAATGACTCTCCAATCCGCCCATTCATAGGAAGTAAAGCAAATGAAAATGAGGTGAATGTGACCCGAAAGGTTCCTCTTCAGACTTTTACATCACACTTGTTCGCATCACTCTGCTCTGAGACCAAATCGCGAGCGTGATCTGTCGCTCCCTGTGGAGGAGGAAGTGTGCAAGGATGAAGGAAGCATGCGCAAAGACAGCAAGTGTGTACGCCATGTCGTGGCGGGGGTGGGAAATGGGTCAGCTATGTAAGCGCCCTCCGCAGGGATGCCGGCAATGGCAAAACACGGCCTCCTCCCAAAGCAATCTGTTAGCATTCAAGGGGAAATTTGTCAATTCGCATCCCAAGCCGAGGCCAAGGCATCGATTCGGGAAGATGCTGAGGTCTGCCTATGGATCCGagcaaatgaaagaataaatgTGTGCTGGAGATTCAAAAGCCCAACTCAAAGCCTCAATCGTCGCGATGCCTTGAAGGGCTTGTCAGTTGGTCAGGTTTGGTGCTTTAAGACATGAACAAAGAGGTGGCTGCATGCGGGGGAAGGGCAACGGGAAGAGGTGGTAAGGGTGATGCCTGCTTGCCTCGTTGGGTTTTATTCCAACATCAATGAGCAAATAGTCCCCTGTGTGATGAGAAGGGACATATAATCCTTCTCTTTCTGTCAAATGCCAAGATCAATAGTTGGAGAGGACGTGGTTGCAAAAAAATGCCCCAAACCAAAAAACTTCATTATCTTGAATACTTTGCAGGATCTCATTAACGGCATGAAATAAGACTACTCACTCTGCAAGATTGTTTACCATTttggtgagacacagtccaaattGGCTCAGAACTTTACCCGCCCGTGTGTTAACAAAAGACTATGAACTGAGATAATTACACTTACTACTGATCTTTTCCCTGATGGAACAATTGAGGGTTTATTTGCTTAAGTGGATGACGCATCCTACAACTAATATGGGCGCGGCATCTATTAGCTAGACCGCCGCTATTTCAGGAAATGTAGCATATTGTGCATCCAACTCATATGCCCAAAACACGTGGGTGTTTGTTAGGAGGATCTGGGAAGGTTCATAGGTTAGTGTCTCAGGCTACCACAGCTAATCGCACCCCCCGACCCCAACTCTGCCAAACACGCACGCATTTCCCCAAGGCTATTTTTGGGTGTATGGTCATATCAGTTATCATGTCAGACACTTTTAAGAGCTAAGTgcattgattgatttttgatagcccCAGCATTAAAAGGGAAGAGGGAGTGGGGGTCAAACGAGAGAAAGCTTTGGTGTTTCTATTTTCCAATCAAATCTCGCCGCGATCTATATCGTCCCGTTCCACTTCATAAATTATAAAGTGGAATCAATTTCTTTGGATAAAAACACACTACAGCAGCCGAATGCCTTTATTGTAACCTTTTACCCTGCTATCAGTCTGACCACATTGACCCAGACTGCGCTATTGTGATTAGTTTCGCAATCAGGATGAGCACAGCAATAACCTAATGTAAGAAGAGGCCAAGCGGAGAATAAAGACAAGGGTGACGAATATTCTAAGTTGATGCATAACCTGACAGTAAAGATGCAAAGATAAAGCAAAGCGCTCGAAAGGCAGCCCACTGCTATTCTAAAGTGCAAGCACCCATCCGCTGACACACACCTACACAAATGAAGTCATTGGCTTCTTCGCTGCTACGAGTTCACACGTTCGCCGTGACCAACAAAGTTCACATCAGGGAGCAAAGTCGAGCCAAAATGTGCTCTGATGTCACAGGGCAGATTTTTGCAATAAGCGCAGAGCAACCAGAGCCTTGAAGTGGtagtttgcatttaaaaaataaaaaattaacatcAGCCCTAGTCAATTGCACCTTACAACGTAAATCCAACCTTCAAGAGCCAAAACTTTGGGACCCAAAACCAAACAGTTTTTGCAATTTCACTAATACATTGCTAAATTAGCATCACCATCTATTCGGGTTTTGAAATCAACACTGAGGCGTTTGCACATATCTGGCTCGACGCTGCAAAAGGAAGTCACCGAGTGCACTTCGCATGTCACGCCGTCGTCTATGTGCGCATTTACCATCGCCATCGATCGCCGAGGTTGAGTCATAACTCGACGCGGCCTAAAAGGCGTACGAGTTTTTCGGCGGAATCCGGAGGAGCGGTTTTGCATTAGATGCAGTTGTTCACGGCCCACTGCCGCACAAACTGGCTTTCAGGAAGCTAGCATTCATCTGACAATCCAGCACTAACGTTTATGAGCGCGTGAGGCCCCAGCGCACTTCCTGGAAACTTGCTTGCGCATGTGAGTGTTACATGAAAAGCATCACCGCAGAGTTAGAAGGGCTGGCGTTTCCACATAGAAACCGCAGATGTTACTAGGATACCGGAGGGTGTTGCTCCCTGTTATATCTTAACACATGACGCTCGCTAGGCTTGTTTAAGAAGTGGAGATTAAGAGAAGCGAAAGAGGCTTGCGCTTTAGAGGCTCATCCGCTCTCGACTGCATTGCGGGAGTGACAAAGTTGCCCCTtctcacacaacacaacacaacacaacacaacacaacgcaGTTGCTCAAAACGTGCTTTCGCACTAGCCCCCTTTCCGGTATACCGTAATTCGAGTGCAGTTTAACTGTCTTGACAAGGCAGTGAGACCAACCTGACAAAGGCACAAATCCGGTCTGTGGTGACTTAACTACAGGTAGCACGTCAACAAATGACATGCATAAAacagttatttttttagtgtACTGTAGACTGGTAATCTGGCATTTATAGGAAGGTTTCCCAAACTGTGGTCAGGGGGCTTTAAAATGGCCCATGTGAAAATTTTTATTTGGACGAGTaaaaatttttggcaaaaggCTTTCATTGTAGGAAATTTGTTGTTGGCGAGTATGTTATCACGAGTTAAAGTACAGTACAGGAGAGACTCAGTTTATGAGGGTCTTGACATATGATGGTTAAAAATGGTACTTTATGAACTATAGTTTGTACAGTGGTGTAAGAAAACACttttttattagtgttgttccgataccgttttttggctcccgataccgatacccagctttgcagtatcggcagataccgataccataccgatactttaaaaaaattttcctcaacatgaaaaagctgtcctgccactggttcagagcagtcaagggccaataggatatcttagatcggcatgcagtgaacatgtcacatatcagtgaatgtcctgcacgagcaagacacaacatgctgcatccaaaatcctatattagctttggaattagctttggaattaatggtatcggcatgttacttgtgagtagtcaccaataccgatgtttttatgcagtatcggcacctctgccgataccagtatcggtatcggaacaacactattttttatttgattgttttagATTTATGGCCTGGAAGCATTTCCCCATACAAATATTTACCTTACTACTGTGTTAATGTAGCTTAGTGATAAAGTATGGTGCATTCCAATTTGTGTACAAATTCATGTTATGTCACCACTGAAAACTAGGGAGCCCCTGCATGTTTGTGTTATGAAAATGCGTGGCATATGTCATATGTTTGGGGTTCACTAACAACTTCCACCCATCATTAAAAGACAGCCATCTTATGCTGTCTACTATGAAAAGAAAACCAACCAGGATCAAGTTTACAAAGCAATCAACTAATAACCACGCCGACTTCTTACCTGAGTTTCGGTTAAGCTCTCTAAAGCTTGCATTACTGACTGCTCGGGTCTTGATGCTTGAGActgtgaagaaaaacaaagcaaatatttcatgtaaaaaaaatcaatcaatcaatgacaCGTGTTGAAACGCCAGACGGCTAGGCAGGCTGGCCTCACCATTAATCCTGCTTCGACGGTCGGTACGAGTGTTAACTTGCTCCCATCGGAGACGCCAAGATCCTGGAGTTTGCCCGAACTTAGTCTGCTGCGGGGTTCGGGGAGGAACAAGATAATTAGACTGTGCTGACAATAGCTCtcttcacatacacacacacgcgcacaaacaGC contains the following coding sequences:
- the midn gene encoding midnolin gives rise to the protein MPKLGEQIGPFTSTRSFAVFATVIGYRMDQHPSARSCTNRGASSSCEAAPAEPSMNLHIHSTTGTRFELSLPQEETVDGLKRRLSQRLKVPKERLALLHKETRLSSGKLQDLGVSDGSKLTLVPTVEAGLMSQASRPEQSVMQALESLTETQVSDFLSGRSPLTLALRVGDHMMFVQLQLAAQQSGGPQLQHRHLITRGNSDAAMGQPAGQPCIPQPHSHLPHHPHNPHLPQPGPSASSSTSTSSFPLPSTHHQSLPPMYHQSPSSVPHCSPATPPPPPVRSPRTSHVPGSLFRSPPHHLRDHHHYHQPSSGHASHNMGQASPVAPVLCPEASCSTNSPSSGTSSSARSRKPGAIIESFVNHAPGVFSGTFSGTLHPNCQDSNGRPRRDIGTILQILNDLLSATRHYQGMPPSLTQLRYQTQCGTPSSPSPSPPPSPPVVGPTGLSAKATSVPTGNPSSPPPALHPLVQCQSQIRMCKPPGDRVRQTENRATRCKVERLQLLMQQKRLRRKARRDQRGPYHWLPNRKAGRSNSNSSMSSEGSLDLDFDDSVWKPDVKADLKSEFVMA